Proteins encoded by one window of Chloroflexaceae bacterium:
- the tsaD gene encoding tRNA (adenosine(37)-N6)-threonylcarbamoyltransferase complex transferase subunit TsaD — protein sequence MNELPPSFTILALETSCDETAAAVVRGGREVLANIVASQMDMHQRYGGVVPEVASRHHIVTLVPVVEAALQALPGGWNAVHAVAATHGPGLSGALLTGLNAAKAMAWQRGLPFVGVNHLEAHIYANWLDTTPPQFPIVALVVSGGHTVLALLRDHGDYTLLGQTRDDAVGEAFDKVARILGLGYPGGPAIQQAAAGVTGAPALPRAWLRDSYDFSFSGLKTAVLHRVQERQARESRLPRTQGATPAPALDPQFVRQMAWAFQESVVDVLATKTVDAAQRYGAAEILLAGGVAANLRLRDELARRAPVPVRYPPLAFCTDNAAMVAGAAFYRFAAGVQSDWDLDVTPALRLGAT from the coding sequence ATGAATGAACTTCCCCCCAGCTTTACCATTCTGGCCCTGGAGACCTCGTGCGATGAAACCGCGGCGGCAGTGGTGCGCGGGGGGCGCGAGGTGCTGGCCAATATCGTCGCCTCACAGATGGACATGCACCAGCGCTACGGCGGGGTGGTGCCGGAGGTGGCCTCGCGCCACCACATCGTGACCCTCGTTCCAGTAGTGGAGGCCGCTCTGCAGGCCCTGCCGGGGGGGTGGAACGCCGTGCATGCCGTCGCCGCCACCCATGGCCCCGGTCTGAGCGGGGCGTTGCTCACCGGCCTCAACGCCGCCAAGGCCATGGCCTGGCAGCGCGGCTTGCCCTTCGTCGGCGTGAACCACCTCGAGGCGCACATCTACGCCAACTGGCTCGACACGACCCCGCCGCAGTTTCCCATCGTCGCCCTGGTGGTATCTGGCGGTCACACCGTGCTCGCCCTGCTGCGCGACCACGGCGACTACACCCTGCTCGGACAGACCCGTGACGATGCCGTGGGTGAGGCCTTCGACAAGGTTGCGCGCATTCTAGGCCTGGGGTATCCCGGCGGGCCGGCTATTCAGCAGGCGGCGGCGGGGGTGACCGGTGCGCCAGCCCTGCCCCGCGCATGGTTGCGCGACAGTTACGACTTCTCTTTCAGCGGCCTGAAGACGGCGGTGCTGCACCGGGTGCAGGAGCGGCAGGCGCGTGAGTCCCGCCTCCCTCGCACACAGGGGGCCACGCCCGCCCCGGCGCTTGATCCACAATTCGTGCGCCAGATGGCCTGGGCCTTTCAGGAGTCGGTGGTGGATGTGCTGGCGACCAAGACCGTAGACGCGGCGCAGCGGTACGGGGCCGCCGAAATCCTGCTGGCGGGAGGCGTTGCGGCTAACCTGCGCCTGCGCGACGAACTGGCGCGCCGCGCGCCGGTTCCGGTGCGTTACCCGCCTCTGGCATTCTGTACCGATAATGCGGCAATGGTGGCCGGGGCCGCGTTCTACCGCTTCGCCGCGGGAGTGCAGAGCGACTGGGATCTCGATGTGACCCCCGCGTTGCGTCTGGGGGCTACTTGA
- a CDS encoding HDIG domain-containing protein, whose product MNITRRRWVSSLPRFRPLQPAEAFSRRLRLTLTLEGLLLFIGIWVALTLSLPGEYGRLEVGQPSPTSIWAPKEVTYVSEVRTAERRAQAENNPDTLVYVFDPLIPVQQRHDLSALIETITRVRDDPSLQREDQVARLAALPNATLQISEDQAEQILALSDARWEQVHRQTLALYDRAIERYDYALDERALLQLRERWLAYWLATTDLSPPERDLARFFTEAFLRVNRTLDEVATAERRQRARDSVPPQQVRVLAGEAIVREGEIITPETIEKLQQTGAMPAPLSWAGIAGRGLFAALMSVGFMAYLLSFEPPIARRPRALLVMISLIVFTLIVARLVLPAVGDWTFFYPLAAVAITFTVVFNGRVSLAAAVLMSATIGVMEHNALSLALTLFASCVAAVLMTHDAERLRSFLLAGVSVAAVVLVAELAFWLISQPTLPARSLMTHLAPVTLFAGMNGALSAIFAIGVFNVVSRAAGLVTPLQLMELAHPSRPLLRKLIREAPGTYYHSVAVGNLAEAAAEAVGADALLLRVAAYYHDIGKTIRPYFFTDNQMGRENVHNDLDPFTSAQIIIDHVREGIKMARSAGLPEQIVDFIATHHGTGLIRHFYQQALQKEDSVSEADFRYPGPRPHTREQAILMLADSVEATVRSKAQNGKLVAANGNGGRNGAPAGVQVLEELVHSIIEARVREGELDNAPLTMRELTLIKQAFVNSLQSIYHPRVDYAPQLVK is encoded by the coding sequence ATGAATATCACGCGACGACGCTGGGTTTCCAGCCTGCCACGCTTCCGCCCCCTCCAGCCGGCCGAAGCGTTCTCCCGTCGGTTGCGCCTGACTCTGACCCTCGAGGGTCTGTTGTTGTTCATCGGGATCTGGGTGGCGCTGACCCTCAGTCTCCCTGGCGAGTATGGGCGCCTCGAAGTGGGGCAACCCAGCCCGACGAGCATCTGGGCGCCTAAAGAGGTGACCTACGTTAGCGAGGTGCGTACTGCTGAACGCCGGGCGCAGGCCGAGAACAACCCCGATACGCTGGTCTACGTCTTCGATCCGCTGATCCCGGTACAGCAACGTCATGATCTCAGCGCGCTGATCGAGACGATCACCCGCGTGCGTGATGATCCTTCGCTTCAGCGCGAGGATCAAGTAGCAAGACTGGCGGCGCTGCCTAACGCCACTCTGCAAATCTCGGAGGACCAGGCCGAGCAGATCCTCGCCCTCAGCGACGCTCGCTGGGAGCAGGTGCACCGGCAAACCCTCGCCCTCTACGACCGGGCCATCGAGCGCTACGACTACGCCCTCGACGAACGCGCCCTGCTTCAGTTGCGCGAGCGCTGGCTGGCCTACTGGCTCGCCACCACCGACCTGTCCCCTCCGGAGCGCGATCTGGCTCGCTTCTTCACCGAGGCGTTCCTGCGGGTCAACCGCACTCTCGATGAGGTCGCCACCGCCGAGCGCCGTCAGCGCGCCCGCGACAGCGTGCCGCCGCAGCAGGTGCGGGTGCTGGCCGGCGAGGCCATCGTGCGCGAGGGTGAGATTATCACCCCAGAGACGATCGAGAAACTGCAACAGACCGGCGCCATGCCCGCGCCCCTGAGCTGGGCAGGGATCGCCGGTCGCGGTCTCTTCGCGGCGTTGATGAGCGTTGGGTTCATGGCTTACTTGCTGAGTTTTGAACCCCCCATTGCCCGGCGCCCGCGCGCGTTGCTGGTAATGATCAGCCTGATCGTCTTCACGCTGATCGTCGCGCGCCTGGTGCTGCCCGCGGTCGGCGATTGGACCTTCTTCTACCCACTGGCCGCCGTGGCGATCACGTTCACCGTCGTCTTCAACGGGCGCGTCAGCCTGGCCGCCGCCGTGCTGATGAGTGCGACCATCGGGGTAATGGAGCACAATGCTCTGAGCCTGGCGCTGACGCTGTTTGCCAGTTGCGTGGCCGCCGTGCTGATGACCCACGACGCCGAGCGCCTGCGCTCCTTCTTGCTGGCCGGAGTGAGTGTGGCAGCCGTAGTGCTGGTGGCCGAACTGGCCTTCTGGTTGATCAGCCAGCCGACGCTACCGGCCAGAAGCCTGATGACGCATCTGGCGCCCGTCACCCTCTTCGCGGGCATGAACGGAGCGCTCTCGGCCATCTTCGCGATTGGCGTCTTCAACGTGGTGAGCCGCGCCGCCGGCCTGGTCACGCCTCTGCAACTCATGGAACTGGCCCATCCCTCCCGCCCGCTCCTGCGCAAGCTGATCCGCGAGGCGCCGGGCACCTATTACCATAGCGTCGCCGTGGGCAACCTGGCCGAAGCCGCCGCCGAGGCAGTGGGGGCCGACGCGTTGCTGCTGCGGGTCGCCGCGTACTACCACGACATTGGCAAAACCATCCGGCCCTATTTCTTCACCGATAACCAGATGGGTCGCGAGAACGTCCACAATGACCTGGACCCCTTCACCAGCGCCCAGATCATTATTGATCACGTGCGCGAAGGCATCAAAATGGCCCGCAGCGCGGGCCTTCCGGAACAGATCGTGGACTTCATCGCCACGCACCACGGGACCGGTCTGATCCGCCACTTCTACCAGCAGGCCCTTCAGAAAGAGGATAGCGTGAGCGAGGCCGATTTCCGCTACCCGGGCCCGCGCCCTCACACACGCGAGCAGGCAATCCTGATGCTGGCCGACTCGGTGGAGGCCACGGTGCGCTCGAAGGCGCAGAATGGGAAGCTGGTCGCTGCCAATGGCAACGGCGGTCGCAACGGGGCTCCCGCCGGGGTGCAGGTGCTGGAAGAACTGGTGCACTCGATCATCGAGGCCCGCGTGCGCGAGGGTGAACTCGATAACGCACCGCTCACCATGCGCGAACTGACCCTGATCAAACAGGCCTTCGTCAACAGTTTGCAGTCCATCTACCATCCGCGCGTGGATTACGCGCCACAACTGGTCAAGTAG
- a CDS encoding guanylate kinase, giving the protein MSPLLRNPLLDGKPPVPLLVVISGPSGVGKDSVLMRMRELAFPFHFVVTATSRPIRPGEIDGYDYHFVSVERFEEMIRNDELLEWAKVYGQYKGIPKSEVRQAMASGRDVVLRINVDGAATIKRLAPEAVFIFLAPASTEELRWRLTVRRTESPQEIEQRLAMASQEMEQVRHFDYVVINREDRLDEAVGQIRAIIIAEKQRVFPRQVTL; this is encoded by the coding sequence ATGTCCCCACTGCTCCGCAATCCCCTGCTTGACGGGAAGCCACCCGTGCCGCTGCTGGTTGTCATCTCAGGGCCGTCGGGAGTGGGGAAGGACTCGGTGCTGATGCGTATGCGGGAACTGGCCTTCCCTTTCCACTTCGTGGTGACAGCGACGAGCCGGCCCATCCGTCCGGGAGAGATTGACGGCTACGACTACCACTTTGTCTCGGTGGAGCGTTTCGAGGAGATGATCCGCAACGACGAACTCCTGGAGTGGGCGAAGGTCTATGGCCAGTACAAGGGCATTCCTAAATCCGAGGTGCGCCAGGCAATGGCCAGCGGACGGGATGTAGTGCTGCGGATCAACGTTGATGGAGCAGCCACGATCAAGCGGCTGGCCCCGGAGGCGGTGTTCATCTTCCTGGCTCCCGCCAGCACCGAGGAGTTGCGCTGGCGGCTGACCGTGCGCCGCACGGAGAGCCCGCAGGAGATTGAGCAGCGCCTGGCTATGGCGAGCCAGGAGATGGAACAGGTGCGGCACTTTGACTACGTGGTGATCAACCGGGAAGACCGGCTGGATGAGGCGGTCGGGCAGATCCGGGCGATCATCATCGCCGAGAAGCAGCGCGTATTTCCGCGCCAGGTTACGTTATAG
- a CDS encoding GatB/YqeY domain-containing protein, with protein sequence MTIDEQLAADLKTAMKAGDKVRVEAIRSARAALQSARLEAARARYEAAARTIEQQFAHDAAARDAALAAIEAGGQEALDPAEQVAVIAKEVKRRQEAAEMYRKGGRPDLAAQEEAEIAVLEAYLPRMLSAEELRPEVAAIIAELGLSGPAAIGKLMPVLIERFKGRAEGRTLNQVARELLSGA encoded by the coding sequence ATGACGATCGACGAGCAACTGGCAGCCGATCTGAAAACGGCGATGAAAGCGGGTGACAAGGTGCGGGTTGAAGCGATCCGCAGCGCCCGCGCGGCCCTGCAGAGCGCCCGGCTCGAAGCGGCGCGGGCGCGCTACGAAGCGGCGGCGCGGACGATAGAGCAGCAATTCGCCCATGATGCCGCCGCGCGCGACGCAGCCCTGGCGGCGATCGAGGCCGGCGGTCAGGAGGCCCTCGATCCAGCCGAGCAGGTAGCGGTGATTGCCAAAGAGGTGAAGCGGCGCCAGGAGGCTGCGGAGATGTATCGCAAGGGAGGTCGGCCTGATCTCGCCGCACAGGAGGAGGCCGAGATCGCCGTCCTTGAAGCCTACCTGCCACGAATGCTGAGCGCCGAGGAACTGCGCCCCGAAGTGGCCGCAATCATCGCGGAGCTGGGACTGAGCGGCCCCGCTGCCATCGGCAAACTGATGCCGGTATTGATAGAGCGCTTCAAGGGCCGCGCCGAGGGACGCACCCTCAACCAGGTGGCGCGCGAGTTGCTTTCAGGCGCATGA
- a CDS encoding NFACT family protein, which translates to MYFDALTLAAVADELRETVLGGRVQRVILTGPLSLGLEVYAHRQRVQVLASAHSQLARVHLVRERLTRGVEQETPLLLLLRKYVLGGRIVGVEQPLLERVLVLSIVKPLSFRNRNAPASDPDFDEAEFEADEDDANPSTALDVLRCDLVIEPQDRRSNIILVDDDNRILDSVKRVTPRMSSRVVLPRHVYELPPPPDKRDPARATAAGIATLATGRERDLARALVAAYRGVSPQVAREAIFRALGRVTASVDEPLPHYILAARLRELFAAPPEPTLALDEEGRPAAYAPYALTHLPRTVAVASMSEALERFYLAHERLTGHQQRREALSGQLRAARARLERQRAQIAAELEKAREVETLRWEGEMIFAFMHTLRPGQEALEVEGRRIALDPRQNLVEQAQARFRAYDKARSALSGLPERLEAVENRIRGLDELEALLQLSDGYDQIEQLAREAEELGYLHEATGIASARRVARPARLRPLQLLSADGLEIAVGRSALENEHVTFRLAQGNDLWLHARGLPGSHVIVRCGGRDVPETTLVEAAGLAAYFSPARAEPAVEVDVCRRALVRKLPGGPPGLVTYRAERTLRVAPRAPRARGAAQGSISRDGTG; encoded by the coding sequence ATGTACTTTGACGCTCTAACGCTTGCCGCTGTTGCCGATGAACTGCGTGAGACTGTGCTCGGCGGACGGGTGCAGCGGGTGATCCTTACCGGTCCCCTCAGCCTGGGCCTGGAGGTCTACGCCCACCGCCAGCGCGTGCAGGTGCTCGCGTCGGCCCATTCGCAACTGGCCCGCGTGCACCTGGTACGCGAGCGGCTCACACGGGGAGTTGAACAGGAGACGCCACTGCTCCTGCTGTTGCGCAAATATGTGCTGGGCGGGCGGATCGTAGGCGTCGAGCAGCCGCTGCTCGAACGAGTGCTTGTGTTAAGTATAGTCAAACCACTGTCTTTCCGCAACCGCAATGCGCCTGCCAGCGATCCTGACTTTGATGAGGCTGAATTCGAGGCCGATGAGGATGATGCCAATCCCTCGACCGCCCTCGACGTGCTGCGCTGCGACCTGGTTATCGAGCCGCAGGACCGGCGCAGTAACATTATTCTGGTGGATGATGATAACCGTATTCTCGACAGCGTCAAGCGCGTCACCCCGCGCATGAGCAGCAGGGTGGTGCTGCCGCGCCACGTCTACGAATTGCCGCCACCGCCCGATAAGCGTGACCCTGCCCGCGCTACCGCTGCCGGTATCGCCACCCTTGCCACCGGGCGCGAGCGCGACCTGGCCCGAGCGTTGGTAGCGGCCTATCGCGGGGTTTCCCCGCAGGTGGCTCGCGAGGCGATCTTCCGCGCCCTGGGGCGCGTTACCGCCAGCGTGGATGAGCCGCTGCCCCATTACATCCTGGCGGCGCGGCTGCGCGAGTTGTTTGCCGCCCCTCCCGAGCCGACTCTGGCCCTCGACGAGGAGGGACGGCCCGCGGCCTACGCGCCCTACGCCCTCACCCATCTGCCGCGCACCGTCGCTGTCGCCAGCATGAGCGAGGCCCTGGAGCGTTTCTACCTTGCTCACGAGCGGTTGACCGGCCACCAGCAGCGACGCGAGGCCCTGAGCGGGCAGCTTCGAGCGGCGCGGGCGCGCCTCGAACGCCAGCGCGCTCAGATCGCCGCAGAACTGGAGAAGGCCCGTGAGGTGGAAACCCTGCGCTGGGAGGGTGAGATGATCTTTGCCTTCATGCATACCCTGCGCCCCGGCCAGGAGGCGCTCGAAGTGGAGGGACGCCGCATCGCCCTCGACCCGCGCCAGAACCTGGTCGAGCAGGCTCAAGCCCGCTTCCGCGCCTACGATAAGGCCCGCAGCGCCCTCAGCGGCCTCCCGGAGCGGCTCGAAGCCGTCGAGAACCGTATCCGCGGCCTTGATGAGCTGGAGGCTCTGCTGCAGCTTAGCGACGGCTACGACCAGATCGAGCAACTTGCCCGTGAGGCCGAGGAACTGGGCTACCTCCACGAAGCCACTGGCATTGCCTCCGCGCGCCGTGTGGCCCGCCCCGCCCGCCTGCGACCCCTGCAACTTCTCTCCGCTGACGGCCTGGAGATCGCTGTAGGACGGAGCGCCCTCGAGAACGAACACGTCACCTTTCGCCTTGCCCAGGGCAACGATCTCTGGCTCCACGCCCGCGGTCTCCCTGGCAGTCACGTGATTGTGCGTTGCGGCGGGCGCGATGTGCCGGAGACGACTCTGGTGGAAGCCGCCGGTCTGGCAGCCTACTTTAGCCCGGCGCGGGCCGAGCCGGCGGTGGAGGTGGATGTCTGTCGCCGCGCCCTGGTGCGCAAGCTGCCCGGCGGCCCCCCCGGTCTGGTGACTTACCGCGCCGAGCGTACCCTGCGTGTCGCCCCGCGAGCGCCGCGCGCCCGCGGCGCAGCGCAAGGCTCCATCAGCCGGGACGGGACGGGTTGA
- the cobS gene encoding adenosylcobinamide-GDP ribazoletransferase, with protein MQHDPYHNYRWNPWSVVVGIGEAIRFLTIIPQPWLPPTHERSAVIAIPWFPVAGLVIGALLCLVGWLAGWFWSDLVAAALVVVSWEVITGGLHLDGLSDTFDGVLSWRSPERKLEIMKDSRIGVMGALALIAVLLLKVALLAGGGAAWWQAALLAPVLGRWAACYAIFFFPAAAAGGLGRALHDQARRADVMVASATTVALAALVAGAGGLAALLAVWAATHLLARWWTRSLGGLTGDTYGALCEIAEVVALATLTARPIFGGG; from the coding sequence ATGCAGCACGACCCGTATCACAATTACCGCTGGAATCCCTGGTCAGTCGTAGTAGGCATTGGCGAGGCCATCCGCTTCTTAACAATCATCCCGCAGCCCTGGCTGCCTCCGACGCATGAGCGCAGCGCCGTCATAGCCATCCCCTGGTTCCCCGTCGCGGGACTGGTCATTGGCGCGCTGCTCTGCCTGGTGGGCTGGCTGGCCGGCTGGTTCTGGAGTGATCTGGTAGCGGCGGCGCTGGTCGTGGTAAGCTGGGAAGTAATTACGGGCGGGCTGCATCTGGACGGCTTGAGCGACACCTTCGACGGGGTGTTGAGCTGGCGCTCGCCCGAGCGTAAACTGGAGATCATGAAAGACAGCCGCATCGGGGTTATGGGCGCGCTGGCCCTGATCGCCGTGCTGCTGTTGAAGGTCGCCCTGCTCGCCGGCGGCGGCGCGGCCTGGTGGCAGGCCGCGCTCCTGGCCCCGGTGCTCGGGCGCTGGGCCGCTTGCTACGCGATCTTCTTCTTCCCGGCAGCGGCGGCGGGGGGCCTGGGACGCGCTTTGCACGACCAGGCGCGGCGCGCCGACGTCATGGTCGCCAGCGCCACCACGGTGGCGCTGGCGGCGCTGGTGGCCGGCGCGGGGGGCCTGGCGGCCCTGCTGGCCGTCTGGGCTGCGACGCACCTCCTCGCTCGCTGGTGGACGCGCAGCCTTGGCGGGTTGACGGGTGACACCTACGGCGCCCTCTGTGAGATCGCCGAGGTAGTAGCCCTGGCGACCCTGACCGCCAGGCCGATCTTTGGAGGGGGGTAA
- a CDS encoding Gmad2 immunoglobulin-like domain-containing protein, producing MCRLTARPRRELRWRIVALCCVSLLLAGCGTLGRQPTATPALPGGATQQITILTPLSDSTVASPIAVSGTVALQPFERNLNYRLFGPDGALLAQGYFTTTGPENGPGAFSGAVPYTLAQPGMGRLEVVEINAADGTIRAIASVMLRLSAAQAPTPGPGTTTPVASPAPQQEIVIESPPPRTVVGSPVVITGRTARLPAGNSLSYAFRDAAGGLLGSGAFPVSATAEGTSVFNASLTFNLPPSAGDITLEVFEPGAGGAPPVARASLVLVIAPPQAILIDTPPPGTTVGSPVVITGRTARSPFQGALGYRILNAAGNQIGQGAFPVASAPDGPGSFNASLTFALPPAGGRITIEIVDQDASTGQIAASARIDLNVAPQQQAIIIESPPANQQVGSPMTVVGRTVRLPLGSQLTYRVRDARGQQIGAGQFGVAGTQEGGGRFTAQVFFNLPPGGGPITLELLELDPGNGQVRASATLPLVVAGPPPTATPTPLPTRQAITIETPPADTVVGSPVVITGRAALPPQFGELYYVIRTPARENLGQGSFPVRPAPGQTANVPFVASLTFAEPLQGGAIIVEIYDRDGAGQILASANVRLQVRPRATATPTTAPVGQGGNQRITITAPVTDTLVGSPMTIDGQVALTPYQGRLLYRVTHGANRELGAGEFTVPQPRIVGAPIIFSAQLTFTLPPQGGPIVVMIFDRNDITNVILAEASVRLQVAPQPYPRPLPGAP from the coding sequence ATGTGCCGGTTAACCGCTCGTCCGCGGCGCGAGCTACGATGGCGCATCGTAGCGCTGTGCTGCGTAAGCCTGCTCCTGGCCGGTTGCGGGACCCTGGGCCGCCAGCCCACGGCGACGCCCGCCTTGCCGGGAGGCGCGACCCAGCAGATTACCATCCTCACGCCGTTGAGCGACTCCACCGTCGCCTCGCCCATCGCGGTGAGCGGTACGGTCGCCCTGCAACCCTTCGAGCGCAACCTCAATTACCGCCTCTTCGGCCCCGATGGGGCGCTACTGGCCCAGGGCTACTTCACCACCACGGGGCCGGAGAACGGCCCCGGGGCCTTCAGCGGCGCCGTCCCCTACACGCTGGCACAGCCGGGGATGGGACGGCTCGAAGTGGTGGAGATCAACGCGGCCGACGGCACGATCCGGGCGATCGCCTCGGTGATGCTGCGCCTCAGCGCGGCCCAGGCGCCCACCCCCGGCCCCGGAACAACCACGCCCGTGGCATCGCCCGCGCCACAGCAGGAGATCGTGATTGAGTCGCCCCCGCCGCGCACGGTGGTGGGTAGCCCGGTGGTGATCACCGGGCGCACGGCAAGGCTGCCCGCCGGCAACAGCCTGAGCTATGCCTTCCGCGACGCGGCGGGGGGACTGCTCGGCAGCGGCGCCTTCCCGGTGTCGGCCACGGCGGAGGGCACGAGCGTCTTCAACGCCTCGCTGACCTTCAACCTGCCTCCTAGCGCTGGCGACATCACCCTGGAGGTGTTCGAGCCGGGGGCCGGCGGCGCGCCGCCAGTGGCCCGCGCCAGCCTGGTGCTGGTCATCGCGCCGCCGCAGGCCATTCTGATTGACACCCCGCCGCCGGGCACTACTGTGGGCAGCCCGGTGGTGATCACCGGACGAACGGCGCGCTCCCCCTTCCAGGGCGCGCTGGGCTACCGCATCCTGAACGCCGCCGGCAATCAGATCGGCCAGGGCGCCTTCCCCGTCGCCAGCGCGCCGGACGGGCCGGGCAGTTTCAACGCCAGCCTGACCTTCGCGCTGCCGCCAGCGGGCGGGCGCATTACAATTGAGATCGTGGACCAGGACGCGAGCACAGGCCAGATCGCCGCCAGCGCGCGCATTGACCTGAACGTCGCTCCGCAGCAGCAGGCGATCATCATCGAGTCGCCGCCAGCCAACCAGCAGGTGGGCAGCCCGATGACGGTGGTGGGGCGCACAGTGCGGCTCCCGCTGGGCAGCCAGCTCACCTACCGGGTGCGTGACGCGCGGGGACAACAGATCGGCGCAGGGCAGTTCGGCGTGGCCGGCACCCAGGAGGGCGGCGGGCGCTTCACGGCCCAGGTGTTCTTCAACCTGCCGCCGGGGGGCGGGCCGATCACCCTTGAATTGTTGGAACTCGACCCGGGCAATGGCCAGGTGCGCGCCAGCGCCACCCTGCCGCTGGTGGTGGCCGGGCCGCCGCCGACCGCCACGCCCACGCCGCTTCCGACGCGGCAGGCGATCACCATTGAAACCCCGCCCGCCGATACAGTGGTCGGCAGCCCGGTAGTCATCACCGGTCGCGCCGCCCTGCCGCCGCAGTTTGGCGAGCTGTACTACGTCATTCGCACCCCGGCGCGCGAGAACCTCGGCCAGGGCAGCTTCCCGGTGCGCCCGGCTCCAGGCCAGACCGCCAACGTGCCCTTCGTCGCCTCGCTCACCTTCGCTGAACCGCTTCAGGGCGGGGCAATCATCGTCGAGATCTACGACCGCGACGGGGCAGGCCAGATCCTCGCCAGCGCCAACGTGCGGCTCCAGGTGCGACCGCGAGCCACGGCGACGCCGACCACGGCGCCGGTCGGGCAGGGCGGCAACCAGCGTATCACGATCACCGCGCCGGTCACCGACACGCTGGTGGGCAGCCCGATGACGATTGACGGGCAGGTCGCCCTGACACCCTACCAGGGCCGGCTTCTATACCGCGTTACCCACGGGGCCAACCGCGAACTGGGGGCCGGTGAGTTCACTGTCCCCCAGCCACGCATCGTGGGTGCGCCGATCATCTTCAGCGCCCAGCTCACCTTCACCTTGCCGCCGCAGGGCGGCCCGATCGTGGTGATGATCTTCGACCGCAACGACATCACCAACGTCATCCTGGCCGAGGCGTCGGTGCGGCTCCAGGTGGCGCCGCAACCTTACCCGCGACCGCTTCCGGGGGCGCCATAG